The genomic window AACGGTCGACGATTTGGCTGCCGTTTTTCGGGAAAGGATAAAACTTTGTTCCGCCGTAACCTTCGCCGCGAGCCAACAGGTGCTTCGGAACCTTGTACGACGGAGCCGTGACATCCCAGAAATCATCCGTGCGAGTTTTGTAGTCCGAGACGCCCTGATGAAAAACCTTGCCCGCCGCCAAGGTTTTGTATCCGTGCGTGCGGAAGTACTCGGGCAGCATCTTGTGATCGCCCATCACCTGATCGTAGGTCTTTCGCATGGAAGCGGTCGACGTATACCAACCGGAGCGACTGGGGTGAATGCCGCTCAACAGCGAATTTCGCGACGCCGTGCAAACCGCCTGCGAACAATGGGCATTCGTAAACAACACGCTCTCACGAAACAGCTTGTCCAGGTTAGGCGTTTTGGCCTGCGAGTTGCCTCCCAAGCCGCCTTGCCAATCATTCAAATCGTCAACCGAAATGAACAGCACGTTGGGTTTGGTCGCCGACGCATCCGCGGTCGTCGGATTTAGCTCGGACGAAGCGTTCTCGGCGGACAGTGACTTAATCGCACCGGCCACGAGTTCTGCGATCAATTGTTTCCCGGCTTCGCTGGGATGGACACCGTCGCTGCTGATCGCCTGCGGGTGCTTGGCCAGCTGCGCATGCAGATCCAATAACACCACTTCGCGGTTGGCGGCGACTTCTTGCGTGGCCGTGCGGTATTGTTGCACGAGCGCGTCGAGCCCCCCTGCGTCTTCGAACGGTGGCCGTTGGTGACGCGTATAGAAAGGCTGGGCGTCGATGGGCAGCAGCGTACACAAGACGACTTTGGCACCATATTTTTCACAACGGTCTACCATCGCCTCGATGTTCTTTTTGAATTGAGCCACGGGGACGTGAACGCGTTGATTGTCCACTCGCAGGTCATTGGTTCCGAACATCAGCACGACGACTTCGGGATCGTGCGCAAACACGTCTTTTTCCATCCGTCGCAGCCCCTGAGTGGACGTGTTACCGCCCACGCCCGCATTGATCGCCTGGACGTCCACGTGGTCACTCAGCAATGCCGGATAGCCTGACTTAGTGATGCTATTTCCCAAGCAAACCACAGTCATCGGCCGCTTGGAAAGGGCCGCGGCGAAACGCCGACCGAGCAGCCATTGGCTGTGAGCATCGAAATGAGTGCCCTCGTCCCAGGTCGTTAATCCTCGCACGGACGCAAAGCTCACATGCGGGCTGGACGTACCAACCCGACGCTGCGCCTCGCGGACACCGTCACGTTTGCCGTTGTCGAACACTTCGCCCACAACGACCGGCAAGTCCGGAACGTCAACATCTTCGCGAATGCGATCGATGAATGTCGTTAACCGCTCCCGATACGTTTGCTCACTCGCCTTGCTGTCCGATTCGCCCTGATGCCACAGCAGACCACGAATCACATAGGTGTGTCCCTGGCGTTCCAGGTCCGCCGTCGCTAATTGAATCGTCTCGATAAATTTTCGATAAAGAGGCCCCTGCGTTTCCGGCTGACCGGCCTCGCCTGGCATCCAATCGGAACGCAAGCTGGTGCCTCCTCTGGACCCTTTGATCAACGCGATCTTATGGTTAGGGTTCCACTCCTTCATCGCCGCCGCGAATCCGATTTCGGGACCAAACTTCGGCGACGGCAGTGCTCCTTTGAAACCTGGTGGAACACTAAATCCCGTCGCCAGTGGCTTCCACCCATCGGTTGAGCGGAGTGGGTTGCGATAGTAGATGATCGCATCGGCGGCCGCTTGGCGTTGCTGCTCGGTCAACTTGCTCGC from Roseimaritima ulvae includes these protein-coding regions:
- a CDS encoding sulfatase-like hydrolase/transferase — encoded protein: MNGLRLLILLSLLLCSDLVFAEVYDVYLLAGQSNMDGRGDASKLTEQQRQAAADAIIYYRNPLRSTDGWKPLATGFSVPPGFKGALPSPKFGPEIGFAAAMKEWNPNHKIALIKGSRGGTSLRSDWMPGEAGQPETQGPLYRKFIETIQLATADLERQGHTYVIRGLLWHQGESDSKASEQTYRERLTTFIDRIREDVDVPDLPVVVGEVFDNGKRDGVREAQRRVGTSSPHVSFASVRGLTTWDEGTHFDAHSQWLLGRRFAAALSKRPMTVVCLGNSITKSGYPALLSDHVDVQAINAGVGGNTSTQGLRRMEKDVFAHDPEVVVLMFGTNDLRVDNQRVHVPVAQFKKNIEAMVDRCEKYGAKVVLCTLLPIDAQPFYTRHQRPPFEDAGGLDALVQQYRTATQEVAANREVVLLDLHAQLAKHPQAISSDGVHPSEAGKQLIAELVAGAIKSLSAENASSELNPTTADASATKPNVLFISVDDLNDWQGGLGGNSQAKTPNLDKLFRESVLFTNAHCSQAVCTASRNSLLSGIHPSRSGWYTSTASMRKTYDQVMGDHKMLPEYFRTHGYKTLAAGKVFHQGVSDYKTRTDDFWDVTAPSYKVPKHLLARGEGYGGTKFYPFPKNGSQIVDRYGPDFADGHSLCYGALDREDIPGGIMFDELIADWASEQLDRDHDKPFFMAVGFVRPHVPYTAPSEFFDLYDLDKINVPDVPADEMSDIPLMGKSIAYGTIKTGDHYAVVNLSDSYWKEMVYGYLACVSFADAQVGKVLDALANSKHADNTIVVLWSDHGQHLGEKKHWRKQTLWEEATRVPLCFRLPGQTNGTQCQQAVSLLDVYPTLLELCDLPPADKLGGTSLVPQIRDPARQRQQPVLTTWYYRNHSIRSNDWRYIRYRDGSEELYDHRNDPGEHTNLAGRPEFASVIAEHQKWLPKTDALPAGKDRWKGDKLDARIETWTENDSLPDWLR